The window ctctctctctctctctctctctctctctctctctctctctctctctctctctctctctctatatatatatatatatatatatatatatatatatatatatatatatatattttaggagagaaggccagtcAAGGGGaacacaatgttaaaaaaaaaagacccactggagTGCTGATTCTtgaaagataagaagggttagccaaaatcagggagcaaatgtcttgatacctccctcttaaaagaagttaagtcgtagaaagacgaaacacagaagcaggtagggagttccagagtttaccagtgaaaggtatgaatgactgatagtactggttaactcttgcgttagagaattggacagaatagggatgagaggaagaagaaaaccttgtacagtgaggctgcaggagtggaggcatacagttagcaagatcagtagagcagttagcatgaaaatagcaataaaagatggcaagagatgcaacattttgatggtgagaaagaggctaaagacagtcagtcaaaggagggaagttgatgagatgaaaagcttttgattccaccctatcaaataaaactgtgtgagtggaacccaccAAATATGTGAAGAgtacagataaggcccttgtacagagttggcAGTTGAAGGGGTGAGAATAACTGGTGGAGATGCTGCAGAactcctaacttcatagaagctgttttagtaagagatgagatgttaaGTTtttagttaagattatgagtaaaggacagaccgaggatattcagtgtggaagagggagactgatgagtgtcattgaagaagaggggatagttgtctggaaggctgtgtcgagtttatagatggaggaattgagtttttgatgcattgaaaactactagattttctctgccccaatcagaaatcttagaaagatcagaagtcaggcattctgtggtatCCCTGCTTGAACTGTTGATttcttgaagggttggttgtctctgaaaggacgttgaaagatgtagggtggtatcatcagcataggagtagatagggcaagaagtttggttaagaagattattaatgaacaatagaaagagtgggtgacaggacagaaccctgaggaacaccactattaatagatttaggagaagaacagtggctgtctaccacagcagcaatagaatggtcagaaaggaaacttgagataaagttgcagagagaaggatagaaactgtaggagggcagttttgaaatcaaagctttatgccagactctatcaaaagcttttgatatgtctaacatgacagcaaaagtttcactgaaatctctaaaagaggatgaccaagactcagtaaggaaagccagatcaccagtagagcgaccttgacggaagccatactggcgatcagatagaagattgtgaagtgacagatgtttaagaatcttcctattgaggatagattaaaaaactttagacaagcaagagattaaagctataggacagtagtttgagggattagaatggtcaccctttttaggaacaggctgaatgtaggcaaacttccagcaagaaggaaaggtagaagtcgatagacaaagttgaaagagtttggccaggcaaggtgcaagtacggaagcacagtttatgagaacaataagagggaccctatcagatccataagccttccatgGGTTTAagccagagagggcatggaaaacattatgaaaaattttgattgaagacatgaaatagttagagggaggaggagagggagggacaagcccagaatcattcaaggtggagttgttagcaaagatttgagagaagagttctgCTGCTTTGTCAtcagggagatgacagagctttgtatacggCCAAATATGCAgccatttgattaccagatgttttcatcactaattagcctttggtgttaatgtaagtttataaatgaaaaactacagaatgttattctgatgactgtGGCAGCACAAGTCATAACTGGCggagggggaaagggggatGCCAgtgagcctttgtttacaaccatgtgtgtggacAATCGACtgtcaggtattttttcgagtattaaatcaaCCTTTTGTGTTTGAGTATTTAGATGTTTGagcattgagtctccactgtatatataaaattattgaatcaattatattattattttctatatacttattttttttttttatttatttatgtattttttttgcaGGTAATCTGCATGAAATTCCATTACTTGGCATATGTTCTAAAAACCTTGGAGAAGGAGCTGAAGAAGATGGATCCAGAAACCCAAAGCAAAACAGATACATGTATTTTTGAAAGTATTATTAGGAAGTGGCTACGAGGTCGTCCATCGGATGGTGTTGAGGAACATTTAGAGTACTATATTAGAGATGGGATCAAAGCTTTTCCATGGGTAGAGATGCCGCTTTTTATTCAACTTGTGCGAAATATGAGTGGTAATCACTTAGGAGACACTTCGTCCCTCTGCATCCTCAGTGGCTGCATCAATGGCCAGAGGGCCTTCCAAGATGACAAGGCATGTTCTACTTGTGGTCATGAAATGAGTAAAGACCTTAAAAAATGCTCAAAATGTAAGATGGTTCAGTATTGTGATAAGTGTTGTCAGAAATTACATTGGCCAATCCACAAGAAGTTCTGTGACAAGCTTTGTGTGGAAtatcaaaaacaagaaaagaaattacaagaagaaagaaggaaagaggaagaggaaaacgaaaggaaaaaagctACAAGTGCAAGTGCtgatatagaagaaagaaaagatgaagatcaTGACAAAGATTTAGCTAGTCAAGCAAAAAGTATTAATGTTTCTTAGACATAAGAGGAGATATCATAAAGTATGTTGCAGATGTCATGTATTGAATGAACATTACATGCTGATGTTATTAAGATGTTAACTTTAAGTTATGATGTGCAAGACAGTGATATTCACATGTAAAAGCAGATATCAGTTTAGCAACTCTTTGGAGTAggagttctcaacctttttttttagtaagaATTATCTACCCAATCCTCAGTAATCTGACATCAATaggatcagccatctaagtggcctacccctggaaatctttttGATGTTAATTtaatgactgacactaactcagtTTGCAATTGTACTGCAAAGAATATTAGATCAGCCTTCCAAGTGCCCATGGGAATTTTCTTGTAAACCCCTGAGGGTTTGCAAACTCCAATTTTAGAACCCCTGCTTTAAAGTATGAATATATTATTTAAGTGCTACTCCAAGCCAAACTATTCTAAGTGCAAATTTTTATTTTAGCTCAAAATATGGCATGGGTAAACTATTATTTGAGTGTTGCTAAAAACAGATTTGAAGTGGAGCCAAGAGTAGAGTAAGCCTCACTGTTGGAAATTACCATAGCAAATTCCTACACATAGCACGTAAGCTTAGCCCCAACATTTCAGTATTCAATCAATTTTTCACCTTTAGAttacttttcattatcttattaATATTGAAAATATTAATATCAATTAATATTTTTATGTACTTTCAACCACCCTTTATAGTAATACCACAAAATCCAGATGATTGTAATAATTTGCATCTTGCTTAGTTTGGGGAATTTTAACTTGTCTCACATGCACGCATGCAcgcgtgcgcgcgcacacacacacacacacacacacacacacacacacacacacacacacacacacacacacacacacacacacacacacacacacacacacacacacacacacacacacacacacacacagaataaatactatatagaaaaacaaaactcagataaacagaaggttgcaaagatatatatatatatatatatatatatatatatatatatatatatatatatatatatatatatatatatatatatatatatataaataaagaaaaatagaaacaaggaggaaaggaagagacacaatgaactggtggcagaagcaaaagaaagaaataatgaaaggtcagaggaggagaaggcattttttggagaattataggagacaggataaggaaatggtatataaaagagaaggaagagaaaaaatggaggaaatttaactaaaaatgataagaacaagagattaaaaatgatgtatacaaacatagatgggattttatctagtaaattagaattaagagattacataaagaaagaagaaccatatATTGTATGCctagtggaaacaaagttaaataaggcaataaaaatagatatagaaaaaaggtataatatatggaggagagacagagtgggtaaaggaggaggaggagtcatgatgatgttaaggaaggagatagtggtaaatcaagtggagtttggggaaggaaaatcagaaatactgtatgttaagatgcatattaataaaaaggagttaacaatcattggaacatatgtgccaccaaaacaaactcatggactaaccaagaatataaagacatgatagatgacacaataaggagtcttacaagaatcattaaagaaaggagaaaagtgatattggtaggagatttcaactgtaaggaggtagactgggaataTTAtaaaagtggtatggggaagatgcctgggagatagattcctgaacctaatgatagataatttgatggtccaaagagtaaaggaaaacacaagattcagaggaaacgatgagccggcgagattggacctagtttttacaagggatatacaaattaacgatgatataagatacaagtgcccattgggaaagagtgaccatataatattagaaatggatatagaagaaggaaaggaagatagagatgaatcatacaaaggagaccgattaaattacagaaaggctgatattgagaatctcaagaactattttaaaacgtaaactgggaggagatggaaaactcattaacggttcaagagaaatataacttatttttggaaatatacaaaacaggagtcaaggaatatgtcccaaaatatagacctaaagaagaaggaaagaaagattggtttaatgcaagatgtgctagggcaaaggagaaacgagatggagcatggaaaaggtggagaagaaacagaaatccagaaaataaggaaaacttcaaaacagcaagaaatgaatatgctaaggtgagaaaggaagaagaaaggaactatgaaaaggacattgtcgaaaaatgtaaggaacaaccaaaattgttctacagattcataaatggaaaaataagacaaaaagaaacaatagaaaggttaaaaggagagaacggaatggtggaagacccaaaagtatggcagaactgttaaatagtaaatttcatgaggtctttactaaggaatccaaatttgaaagaccacagggtaatagagagactgtctatatgaaagagattaaagtaaccaagcttgaaataaaaagttgatgacggaattagatgaggaaaaggcaatgggaccggatgaagtctcaggcagaatactgaaagaatgtagggaagaactagcaagtcctatatacaacatcataaaatgctcaatagaaaatggaacagtgccagtagaatggaaaagagctgaggtggttcccatatataagagcggaaggaaggaagaacctttaaattacagaccggtatcactaactactgtaatatgcaagatgtgtgaaaagtaataaagaagcaatggattgagtttcttgaagacaacaaatttttatcaaatagccaatttggttttagaaaaggtcggtcatgtgtaacaaatttattgagtttctactctagaatagttgataaagtacaagagagagagggatggattgactgtatttatttagatctaaaaaaggcttttgataaagtgccacatgaaagattactatggaagttagaggagaagggtggcttaaaaggaagcacattgaga is drawn from Portunus trituberculatus isolate SZX2019 chromosome 44, ASM1759143v1, whole genome shotgun sequence and contains these coding sequences:
- the LOC123519051 gene encoding ankyrin repeat and MYND domain-containing protein 2-like, producing the protein MTDSAPAPPPELIQLVTMGDDVTSIRNLLLKGEAKVDDTDSSGMTALHHAAYKGNADLCKMLIDHGSDVNSDSHDHRYSPLHFAALSGNIEAVRHLLTAGARTYHTNTLGRTATQMAAFVGNHAVVALINNYVPLSDVTQYTTPSGLEKEAKLPSIAAKAVYDLIMQVNLHPVRIALIVGGSDILQMNISKTWRLLEHMCEKESKRSENVNEVICMKFHYLAYVLKTLEKELKKMDPETQSKTDTCIFESIIRKWLRGRPSDGVEEHLEYYIRDGIKAFPWVEMPLFIQLVRNMSGNHLGDTSSLCILSGCINGQRAFQDDKACSTCGHEMSKDLKKCSKCKMVQYCDKCCQKLHWPIHKKFCDKLCVEYQKQEKKLQEERRKEEEENERKKATSASADIEERKDEDHDKDLASQAKSINVS